The Nocardioides panzhihuensis genome has a segment encoding these proteins:
- the recD gene encoding exodeoxyribonuclease V subunit alpha, producing the protein MIERWESQDPFDARLARSATGLLASFNREGVLTAADVHVATRAATLAGETRDEVRLAVALAVRAIRHGSVCVDLAALRETEETLPWPAAAGWLEAVADSPLAAQSLVQVEDGLLYLDRYHREEGQVRDDLLARLASPRPVADEALLEATAARLFPGEGYAEQRASALAAARQSTTVLTGGPGTGKTTTVAGLLALLTEQSSTPLRVALTAPTGKAAARLQEAVESAQLAPQFTAADRARLSGLTASTLHRLLGWRPGSSTRFKHHRTNRLPHDVIVVDETSMVSLTMMARLLEAVRPEARLILVGDPDQLASVEAGAVLSDLVAGLAVRSPDAVAALRTTHRFGGAIGALAAALRDGDADAALEVLNGGDPAVELVDPVDEAMMAAVERDLVAHAVALHEAALVGDAERCVRMLDESRLLCAHRDGPWGVAHWNRLVERGLAETTGEALGIGWGHEWYPGRPVLVTANDYGLGLFNGDTGVTYTDAGGDLRVAIAGGASYSPSRLGDIETLHAMTVHKSQGSQARSVTVLLPPDDSPLLTRELFYTAVTRAQERVRIVGTPDAVTAAITRRAQRASGLRQRLGHH; encoded by the coding sequence ATGATCGAGCGCTGGGAATCCCAGGACCCCTTCGACGCACGCCTGGCCCGGTCCGCGACCGGCCTGCTCGCGTCGTTCAACCGCGAGGGCGTGCTGACCGCTGCCGACGTCCACGTCGCGACCCGTGCGGCCACGCTCGCGGGCGAGACGCGCGACGAGGTGCGGCTGGCAGTGGCGCTGGCGGTCCGCGCGATCCGGCACGGCTCGGTGTGCGTCGACCTGGCCGCGCTGCGGGAGACCGAGGAGACGCTGCCGTGGCCGGCCGCCGCCGGCTGGCTGGAGGCCGTCGCCGACAGTCCCCTGGCGGCCCAGTCCCTGGTGCAGGTCGAGGACGGCCTGCTCTACCTCGACCGCTATCACCGCGAGGAAGGACAGGTACGCGACGACCTGCTCGCCCGCCTGGCCTCGCCCCGGCCGGTGGCCGACGAGGCCCTGCTGGAGGCGACCGCGGCCCGACTCTTCCCGGGGGAGGGGTACGCCGAGCAGCGTGCCTCCGCGCTCGCCGCCGCCCGGCAGTCCACGACGGTCCTCACCGGCGGTCCCGGCACCGGCAAGACGACGACCGTGGCAGGCCTGCTGGCGCTGCTCACCGAGCAGTCCTCGACGCCGTTGCGGGTCGCGCTGACCGCCCCGACCGGCAAGGCGGCCGCGCGGCTGCAGGAGGCGGTCGAGAGTGCTCAGCTGGCGCCGCAGTTCACCGCGGCCGACCGCGCTCGCCTCTCCGGGCTGACCGCGTCGACCCTTCACCGGCTGCTCGGTTGGCGACCCGGATCGTCGACCAGGTTCAAGCACCACCGCACCAACCGGCTGCCGCACGACGTGATCGTCGTCGACGAGACGAGCATGGTCTCGCTGACGATGATGGCCCGGCTGCTCGAGGCGGTGCGGCCGGAAGCGCGCCTGATCCTCGTCGGCGACCCAGACCAGCTGGCCAGCGTCGAGGCCGGGGCGGTGCTCTCCGACCTCGTCGCCGGGCTCGCCGTGCGCTCGCCTGACGCGGTGGCCGCGCTCCGCACCACCCATCGCTTCGGTGGCGCGATCGGCGCGCTGGCGGCGGCGCTGCGGGACGGCGACGCCGATGCCGCGCTCGAGGTGCTCAACGGGGGCGACCCCGCGGTCGAGCTCGTCGACCCTGTTGACGAGGCCATGATGGCCGCGGTCGAGCGCGACCTCGTCGCGCACGCCGTCGCCCTGCACGAGGCCGCGCTCGTGGGTGATGCGGAGCGCTGCGTACGCATGCTCGACGAGTCGCGGCTGCTCTGCGCCCACCGCGACGGCCCCTGGGGCGTGGCCCACTGGAACCGGCTGGTCGAGCGCGGCCTCGCCGAGACGACCGGCGAGGCGCTCGGCATCGGCTGGGGCCACGAGTGGTACCCGGGCCGCCCGGTCCTCGTCACCGCCAACGACTACGGCCTTGGACTCTTCAACGGCGACACCGGCGTCACCTACACCGACGCCGGCGGTGATCTTCGGGTTGCGATCGCGGGTGGCGCGTCGTACTCGCCCTCACGTCTCGGTGACATCGAGACCCTGCACGCGATGACCGTCCACAAGTCGCAGGGCAGCCAGGCCAGATCCGTCACCGTCCTGCTCCCGCCCGACGACTCGCCGCTGCTCACCCGCGAGCTCTTCTACACGGCCGTCACCAGGGCGCAGGAGCGCGTACGCATCGTCGGCACCCCCGACGCTGTCACCGCCGCGATCACCCGCCGGGCCCAGCGCGCCTCCGGTCTCCGGCAGCGCCTCGGCCACCACTGA
- a CDS encoding PGPGW domain-containing protein, whose product MKSLAGAAAKRLAFETLGWLLVVAGIAAMVLPGPGLLMLFGGLAVLSRQYAWARRYVEPVRLRALRGAAEGVETWPRIILSTLGALSIAAVGVVFLISPPAPHWWPLEATFWLLGGAWTGVTLLGSCAIALGVLAYSYKRFHNHPDARHQLDEDIEHSGEMNKVA is encoded by the coding sequence ATGAAGTCCCTCGCAGGAGCTGCGGCGAAGCGGCTCGCCTTCGAGACCCTCGGCTGGCTGCTCGTGGTCGCCGGGATCGCCGCGATGGTGCTGCCGGGTCCGGGCCTACTCATGCTCTTCGGTGGGTTGGCCGTGCTCTCCCGTCAGTACGCCTGGGCTCGCCGCTATGTCGAGCCGGTCCGTCTCCGGGCCCTGCGCGGGGCTGCCGAGGGCGTGGAGACCTGGCCACGGATCATCCTGTCGACGCTAGGGGCGCTCTCCATCGCTGCCGTCGGCGTCGTCTTCCTGATCAGCCCGCCGGCCCCGCACTGGTGGCCGCTCGAGGCCACCTTCTGGCTGCTCGGTGGCGCCTGGACCGGCGTCACCCTGCTCGGGTCGTGCGCCATCGCTCTCGGCGTCCTGGCCTACTCCTACAAGCGCTTCCACAACCACCCCGACGCTCGCCACCAGCTCGATGAGGACATCGAGCACTCGGGCGAGATGAACAAGGTCGCCTAG
- the recC gene encoding exodeoxyribonuclease V subunit gamma, with translation MVVHLHRAPRTDLLADSLGELLSVPSGDPFATEVVVVPARGVERWLSQRLSHRLGAAAGRADGICAGVDFRSPWSLFAEVAGTGDEDPWAPESLTWPVLAAIDASLDEPWARSLAVHLGHGDTTEEGVRRRGRRLALARRLAQLFAAYADQRPAVVADWSAGRDTDGLGSEIAEDLAWQPPLWRAVAELVGGPTPVERQAQTVARLKQAPGEFELPERVSLFGHTRLSVTDIELVAALGEHRDVHLWLPHPSEALWEALAGLNGTAARTADRSHDAVGHPLLATLGRDTRELQRSLNEFSVDAISKDGLDKLDHRGSGLLGWLQDDIRGNTVGEAAQRVLEPGDRSIQVHACHGGERQVEVLREVLLGLLEDDPTLEPRDVLVMCPDIETFAPLIEAGFGLGEMTGETGHPGHRLRVKLADRSLTRTNPLLEVATRLLELAGGRAGVSDVLDLAHLDPVRRRFGLNDDALEQLEDWAKDAGIRWGFDAEHREPFGLETYVANTWRFGMDRILTGVAMSEDSATWLDTTLPLDDVGSGSVELAGKFAELVDRLKDVTDELAGVHPLAHWLKVIEEGVAALTSVSTNDEWQSGQVTRELSRVRDAAAGQKVEELRLPDVRALLGARLAGRATRANFRTGTLTVSTLVPMRSVPHRVVCLLGIDDGVFPRVGITDGDDLLARDPQTGERDPRSEDRQLFLDALLAATETLVVTYTGANEYSGQPRPPAVPLGELLDTLDATAVTADGKPVSEAVTIRHPLQLFDQRNLTPGALVTGHSFSFDKAAAAGAIAALSDRVEPPDLLPAPLAPQQTGDVTLEELLGFYRAPVRAFFRDRLDLALPRDDDPLSDALPVELDGLGQWSVGDRLLHDLLAGMSEEQATQQEWRRGVLPPKWLGWRILTDVITKAKPIAAEALRVRHAGISTGQARAVDVEVDLGDGRRLTGTVPQVFGDRLAPVTYSRLGARQRIESWVQLVALAAADEDRPWSAWTLGRPANSRSRTPFGLSQLGPLDHTAIDMLRDLVRLRDRGLTAPVPLPLKTSFAYARQRRTQAGIDDALYKAGWEWNDSRYEGEESDVEQVRAWGAKSAIPGLGDPPEPGEEFDGETSRFGALSMRVWSPLLNAEQGSW, from the coding sequence GTGGTCGTACATCTGCACCGCGCGCCGCGGACCGATCTGCTCGCCGACTCGCTCGGCGAGCTGCTGTCGGTGCCGTCAGGGGATCCGTTCGCGACCGAGGTCGTGGTGGTGCCGGCGCGAGGAGTGGAGCGGTGGTTGTCGCAGCGGCTCTCGCATCGGTTGGGGGCTGCGGCAGGGCGTGCGGACGGGATCTGTGCCGGGGTCGACTTCCGGTCTCCGTGGTCGCTGTTCGCAGAGGTCGCGGGCACGGGGGATGAGGATCCCTGGGCGCCTGAGTCGCTGACGTGGCCGGTGCTGGCGGCGATCGACGCGTCGCTGGACGAGCCCTGGGCCAGGTCGCTCGCGGTGCACCTTGGCCACGGGGACACGACAGAAGAAGGTGTACGTCGGCGGGGGCGGCGGCTGGCGCTGGCCCGGCGGCTGGCGCAGCTGTTCGCTGCGTACGCGGACCAGCGGCCGGCGGTGGTCGCCGACTGGAGTGCGGGGCGGGACACGGACGGGCTCGGGTCCGAGATCGCCGAGGACCTGGCGTGGCAGCCGCCGTTGTGGCGGGCCGTTGCCGAGCTGGTCGGTGGGCCGACGCCGGTGGAGCGGCAGGCGCAGACGGTCGCGCGGCTGAAGCAGGCGCCAGGGGAGTTCGAGCTTCCGGAGCGGGTCTCGCTGTTCGGGCACACTCGGCTCTCGGTGACGGACATCGAGCTCGTCGCGGCGCTGGGGGAGCACCGGGATGTGCACCTGTGGTTGCCGCATCCGTCCGAGGCGCTGTGGGAGGCGCTCGCCGGGCTGAACGGGACGGCCGCGCGGACGGCGGATCGGTCGCACGATGCGGTCGGGCATCCGCTGCTGGCCACGCTGGGGCGGGATACGCGGGAGCTGCAGCGATCGTTGAACGAGTTCTCCGTCGATGCGATCTCCAAGGATGGTCTCGACAAGCTCGACCACCGGGGGTCGGGGCTGTTGGGGTGGTTGCAGGACGACATCCGGGGCAACACGGTCGGAGAAGCCGCCCAACGGGTGCTCGAGCCCGGTGACCGCTCGATCCAGGTGCACGCCTGCCACGGCGGCGAGCGGCAGGTGGAGGTGCTCCGGGAGGTGCTTCTGGGACTGCTGGAGGACGATCCGACGCTGGAGCCGCGGGACGTGCTCGTGATGTGCCCCGACATCGAGACCTTCGCGCCGCTGATCGAGGCCGGGTTCGGGCTCGGCGAGATGACCGGCGAGACCGGACACCCCGGCCACAGGCTGCGGGTCAAGCTGGCGGACCGGTCGTTGACGCGTACGAACCCGCTCCTGGAGGTGGCCACCAGGCTGCTCGAACTGGCCGGCGGCCGGGCGGGGGTGAGCGACGTACTCGATCTCGCTCATCTCGATCCGGTGCGGCGCCGGTTCGGGCTCAACGACGACGCCCTGGAGCAGCTCGAGGACTGGGCCAAGGACGCCGGGATCAGATGGGGTTTCGACGCGGAGCACCGCGAGCCCTTTGGGCTGGAGACGTACGTCGCCAACACCTGGCGCTTCGGGATGGACCGGATCCTCACCGGGGTGGCGATGTCCGAGGACTCCGCGACCTGGCTCGACACGACGCTGCCGCTCGACGACGTGGGGAGCGGGTCGGTCGAGCTGGCCGGGAAGTTCGCCGAGCTCGTCGACCGGCTGAAGGACGTGACCGATGAGCTGGCCGGGGTGCATCCGCTGGCGCACTGGCTGAAGGTGATCGAGGAAGGCGTCGCCGCACTGACGTCGGTCTCGACCAACGACGAATGGCAGTCGGGTCAGGTGACGCGAGAGCTGTCCCGAGTTCGCGACGCCGCCGCAGGCCAGAAGGTCGAAGAGCTGCGACTGCCCGACGTGCGGGCGCTGCTGGGGGCGCGGCTGGCCGGACGTGCGACGCGTGCCAACTTCCGCACCGGGACGCTGACCGTCTCCACGCTGGTGCCGATGCGGTCGGTGCCCCACCGGGTGGTGTGCCTGCTCGGCATCGACGACGGGGTGTTCCCGAGGGTCGGGATCACCGACGGCGACGACCTGCTGGCGCGTGACCCGCAGACCGGAGAGCGCGACCCGCGCAGCGAGGACCGGCAGCTGTTCCTCGACGCGCTGCTGGCAGCGACCGAGACGCTGGTGGTGACGTACACGGGCGCCAACGAGTACTCCGGCCAGCCACGGCCGCCCGCCGTCCCCCTGGGAGAGCTGCTGGACACGCTGGACGCGACCGCGGTCACCGCAGACGGGAAGCCGGTCTCGGAGGCGGTGACGATCAGGCATCCGCTGCAGCTGTTCGACCAGCGCAACCTCACCCCCGGGGCGCTGGTGACGGGTCACTCCTTCTCCTTCGACAAGGCCGCCGCGGCCGGTGCCATCGCCGCGCTCTCCGACCGCGTCGAGCCGCCCGACCTCCTGCCCGCCCCGTTGGCGCCACAGCAGACCGGGGACGTGACGCTCGAGGAGCTGTTGGGCTTCTACCGCGCGCCGGTGCGCGCGTTCTTCCGCGACCGCTTGGACCTGGCGCTCCCGCGTGACGACGACCCGCTCTCCGACGCGCTGCCGGTCGAGCTCGACGGACTGGGCCAGTGGTCGGTGGGCGACCGGCTGCTTCACGACCTGCTCGCCGGGATGTCGGAGGAGCAGGCGACCCAGCAGGAGTGGCGCCGCGGCGTACTTCCGCCGAAGTGGCTCGGCTGGCGCATCCTCACCGACGTGATCACCAAGGCGAAGCCGATCGCGGCCGAGGCGCTTCGGGTGCGCCACGCCGGCATCTCCACGGGACAGGCGCGGGCCGTCGACGTCGAGGTCGACCTCGGCGACGGAAGACGGCTGACCGGCACCGTCCCCCAGGTCTTCGGTGACCGGCTCGCCCCGGTCACGTACTCCCGTCTGGGCGCCAGGCAGCGGATCGAGTCGTGGGTGCAGCTGGTCGCGCTGGCCGCCGCCGACGAGGACCGGCCCTGGAGCGCCTGGACGCTGGGGCGTCCGGCGAACTCCAGGTCGCGTACGCCGTTCGGGCTCTCCCAGCTCGGCCCGCTCGACCACACCGCGATCGACATGCTCCGTGATCTGGTGCGACTGCGCGACCGAGGGCTGACCGCACCGGTGCCGTTGCCGCTGAAGACCTCGTTCGCCTACGCGCGCCAGCGACGGACCCAGGCCGGCATCGACGACGCGCTCTACAAGGCCGGCTGGGAGTGGAACGACAGCCGCTACGAGGGTGAGGAGTCCGACGTGGAGCAGGTGCGAGCCTGGGGCGCGAAGTCCGCGATCCCCGGACTTGGCGATCCTCCGGAGCCCGGCGAGGAGTTCGACGGAGAGACGTCCCGCTTCGGCGCGCTCTCGATGCGGGTCTGGTCGCCGTTGCTCAATGCGGAGCAGGGGAGCTGGTGA
- a CDS encoding Rid family hydrolase has product MERTAINPVTWSLDMGFNQGEVVTGHTRTLYCSGQTAMGADGAPRHEGDMAAQIGLSLDNLEAVLGAADMSLANLVRLNVYATDVDLLFQHYGVLASRLGAAQVAPATTMLGVTRLAIPGQMIELEGTAVA; this is encoded by the coding sequence ATCGAACGAACGGCGATCAACCCGGTGACCTGGTCGCTGGACATGGGGTTCAACCAGGGCGAGGTCGTGACCGGGCACACCCGCACCCTCTACTGCTCGGGCCAGACGGCGATGGGCGCAGACGGCGCGCCTCGGCACGAAGGTGACATGGCTGCCCAGATCGGTCTGAGCCTCGACAACCTGGAAGCGGTGCTCGGGGCAGCAGACATGTCACTGGCCAACCTGGTCCGGCTCAACGTCTATGCCACGGACGTCGACCTGCTCTTCCAGCACTATGGCGTCCTCGCCTCTCGGCTAGGTGCCGCCCAGGTCGCACCGGCCACGACCATGCTCGGCGTCACGCGCCTGGCGATCCCAGGCCAGATGATCGAGCTCGAGGGCACCGCCGTCGCGTGA
- a CDS encoding WYL domain-containing protein: MRADRLVSLVLLLRQRGQLTADVLARELEVSTRTVLRDIEALSAAGVPVYAERGRHGGFSLLPGFRTELTGLNHDEALALLTAGSGRGERVFGLGSALASAMRKVVDALPESHLTAANDAAQRFLFDPETDLLSRRLDVEEVPKETMVEVRQAVLAGHKLRLRYASRGQAPRRCVVDPIGLVTVRDKGYLLATEAGTDRTFRMSRVLEAYELPEPAQRPDNVDLERVWAERCAQFLSEGHIAVQVRVNPARRDQLLDMAEAVRAETPDADGWLRLEVTFQDLWHAEWAMWQLDTDAESLAPPELRSALHQRARAVADRYRDRP, encoded by the coding sequence GTGCGTGCCGACCGGTTGGTCTCCCTGGTGCTCCTCCTGCGACAGCGCGGGCAGCTGACCGCGGACGTCCTGGCGCGCGAGCTCGAGGTCTCGACCCGAACGGTGCTACGCGACATCGAGGCGTTGTCGGCGGCGGGAGTCCCGGTCTACGCCGAGCGCGGCCGCCACGGTGGCTTCTCGCTGCTGCCCGGGTTCCGGACCGAGCTCACCGGGCTGAACCACGATGAGGCCCTCGCCCTCCTCACCGCCGGCTCAGGTCGGGGCGAGCGGGTCTTCGGACTCGGCTCCGCGCTCGCATCCGCCATGCGGAAGGTGGTCGACGCACTTCCCGAGAGCCACCTGACGGCCGCGAACGATGCGGCGCAGCGGTTCCTCTTCGATCCCGAGACCGACCTGCTCTCCCGCCGTCTCGACGTCGAGGAGGTCCCCAAGGAGACGATGGTCGAGGTACGCCAGGCGGTCCTCGCCGGGCACAAGCTGCGCCTCCGCTACGCATCCCGCGGTCAGGCACCCCGCCGGTGCGTCGTCGACCCGATCGGCCTGGTCACGGTGCGCGACAAGGGCTACCTGCTGGCCACCGAGGCCGGCACCGACCGCACCTTCCGGATGTCGCGGGTGCTCGAGGCGTACGAGCTGCCCGAACCGGCGCAACGACCGGACAACGTCGACCTCGAGCGCGTGTGGGCGGAACGCTGCGCGCAGTTCCTCTCCGAGGGTCACATCGCCGTCCAGGTTCGGGTGAACCCAGCACGCCGCGACCAGCTGCTGGACATGGCAGAGGCCGTCCGCGCAGAGACACCCGACGCCGACGGTTGGCTTCGCCTCGAGGTCACGTTCCAGGACCTATGGCACGCGGAATGGGCGATGTGGCAGCTCGACACCGACGCCGAGTCGCTTGCGCCACCGGAGCTGCGTTCCGCCTTGCATCAGCGTGCGCGGGCGGTCGCCGACCGATATCGAGACCGCCCGTAG
- a CDS encoding amino acid-binding protein: MPFLLRVELPDVPGSLGRLASAIGEAGGDIEAIEIVEKNKVDGRAVDDVLLETQPGTMPDSIVSACNELEDVHVVWISRYAAGGNLFLDLEAVEDLTENAHEALDRLIDVLPLTFRADWAIRVHRVKGISRSTDGSPENVPFIELDRPERIEVEGEDENMFAGARIDGNEIVLIGRRGGPDFLDSELARLGHLASLATSIARS, from the coding sequence ATGCCGTTCCTGCTACGCGTCGAGCTGCCCGATGTCCCGGGTTCACTCGGTCGCCTTGCCTCCGCCATCGGTGAAGCCGGTGGCGACATCGAGGCGATCGAGATCGTCGAGAAGAACAAGGTCGACGGAAGAGCTGTCGACGATGTGCTGCTCGAGACCCAACCGGGAACGATGCCGGACTCCATCGTGTCGGCGTGCAACGAGCTCGAAGACGTGCACGTCGTGTGGATCTCCCGCTACGCCGCCGGGGGCAACCTCTTCCTCGACCTCGAGGCCGTCGAGGACCTCACCGAGAATGCCCACGAGGCGCTCGATCGACTCATCGACGTGCTGCCGCTGACCTTCCGCGCCGACTGGGCCATCCGCGTCCACCGCGTCAAGGGCATCAGCCGGTCCACCGACGGCTCGCCCGAGAACGTCCCCTTCATCGAGCTCGACCGCCCCGAGCGGATCGAGGTCGAGGGCGAGGACGAGAACATGTTCGCCGGTGCCCGCATCGACGGCAACGAGATCGTCCTCATCGGCCGCCGCGGCGGCCCCGACTTCCTCGACTCCGAGCTGGCCCGCCTCGGCCACCTCGCCTCGCTCGCCACCTCCATCGCCCGCTCCTGA
- a CDS encoding UvrD-helicase domain-containing protein: MMQFTPFDLTGPLPTGTMLIEASAGTGKTFTIGALVTRYVIEGKARLDEILAITFGRAASQELRDRVRAHLVEAERAFAEAVRGRRPTPLDAHLELLLDVSEDEIRVRHERVRDALASFDGATIATTHQFCQLVLRSLGVAGDTDAGAELVESLDELVVEVVDDLYLKWFGEARERPPFDRDDALGLARTAVEDPQSVLAPAPAEDPVAGARVRFAEEVRAEVDRRKQMRGVMSYDDLLSRLAVALEDPAAPARARMRQRWRIVLVDEFQDTDPVQWQVLSRAFEGHATLVLIGDPKQAIYAFRGGDVFTYLTAARAAETQATLDTNWRSDAPLVERLQVVLRGAALGSSEIVVHDVKAHHDGSRLVGAPHPSPFRIRRVGRGGFKLTRGKMVTAGDARNHIARDLAGDIAGLLGSGATWCDAPVQAGDIAVIVRVRSHGLLVQRVLQEHGIPAVMAGGGDVFLTPAGEDWLALLQALDSPHRTPLVRSAGLSVFFGYTATELDAGGEALTSRIADTLRGWALLLRGRGVAALIEAAEERGLTARVLRRTDGERLLTDVRHLGQLLHDIAVRDSFGLPALLTWFRDERRRSAATERPRRLDSDAAAVQIVTVHGSKGLQYPIVYLPFAYDYFVRDPDVARFHDESGQRIIDVTRTGPQWPQNLARHQGEEIGEELRDLYVALTRAQSQVVAWWAPTANTATGGLHRLLFGRGPGQAVVPDSVPVPSDEDAATLLSNVARHGGPVAEEAVPAAAAPPVRAASPGLLAARAFTREVDAEWRRTSYSGLIRVDEGVVATSEPEVEGTDDEPLAEDADLVEPGAAEEHLSPMAELPKGAGFGSLVHAVLEHTDPEAPDLAEELLTKTREQLRWWPVPASAEELATAMLPLNLTPLGPVADGLTLAQIPLRDRLRELDFEIPLAGGDTRAPGGPDVRLRDLAPLLRAHLPTDDPMVTYADRLETPPLGDQSLRGYLTGSVDVVLRLPNGRFVVVDYKTNFLGVEAMDYTQPKLAEAMLHSHYPLQALLYSAVVHRFLRWRLPGYDPEMHLGGVLYLYVRGMLGPDTPVVDGIPTGVFTWQPPAPLAIALSDLLDGATA; the protein is encoded by the coding sequence ATGATGCAGTTCACCCCCTTCGACCTGACCGGACCGCTGCCCACCGGCACGATGCTGATCGAGGCATCGGCCGGCACCGGGAAGACCTTCACCATCGGTGCCCTCGTGACCCGCTACGTGATCGAGGGGAAGGCGAGGCTCGACGAGATCCTGGCGATCACCTTCGGCCGCGCCGCCTCCCAGGAGCTGCGCGACCGGGTGCGTGCCCACCTCGTCGAGGCGGAGCGAGCGTTCGCGGAGGCTGTCCGCGGGAGGCGGCCGACTCCGCTCGACGCTCATCTCGAGCTGCTCCTGGACGTCTCCGAAGACGAGATCCGGGTACGCCACGAGCGGGTGCGCGACGCCCTCGCCTCGTTCGACGGGGCCACGATCGCGACGACGCACCAGTTCTGTCAGCTCGTGCTGCGCTCGCTGGGCGTTGCTGGTGACACCGACGCCGGCGCCGAGCTGGTCGAGTCGCTCGACGAGCTGGTCGTCGAGGTCGTCGACGACCTCTATCTGAAGTGGTTCGGCGAGGCGCGGGAGCGGCCCCCGTTCGACCGCGACGACGCGCTGGGACTGGCGCGCACCGCGGTCGAGGACCCGCAGTCGGTGCTGGCCCCGGCGCCGGCAGAGGACCCGGTCGCGGGCGCACGGGTGCGGTTCGCCGAAGAGGTTCGGGCGGAGGTCGATCGGCGCAAGCAGATGCGCGGTGTGATGTCCTACGACGACCTGCTCTCCCGGCTCGCGGTCGCGCTCGAGGATCCGGCAGCTCCGGCTCGCGCGCGGATGCGCCAGCGGTGGCGGATCGTGCTGGTCGACGAGTTCCAGGACACCGACCCGGTGCAGTGGCAGGTGCTCTCGCGGGCCTTCGAGGGCCACGCCACCCTGGTGCTCATCGGCGACCCGAAGCAGGCGATCTACGCCTTCCGCGGCGGTGACGTCTTCACCTACCTGACTGCCGCCCGGGCCGCCGAGACGCAGGCGACGCTCGACACCAACTGGCGCAGCGACGCACCGCTGGTGGAGCGGCTCCAGGTGGTCCTGCGCGGCGCGGCGTTGGGCTCCTCGGAGATCGTCGTCCACGACGTGAAGGCCCATCACGACGGCTCCAGGCTGGTCGGGGCCCCGCACCCGTCGCCGTTCCGGATCCGCCGGGTCGGCCGCGGCGGCTTCAAGCTCACCCGCGGCAAGATGGTCACCGCCGGCGACGCGCGCAACCACATCGCCCGTGATCTCGCCGGTGACATCGCCGGGCTGCTCGGTTCGGGGGCGACCTGGTGCGACGCTCCGGTGCAGGCCGGGGACATCGCGGTCATCGTCAGGGTGCGTTCCCACGGGCTGCTGGTGCAGCGGGTGCTGCAGGAGCACGGCATCCCGGCGGTGATGGCCGGCGGCGGTGACGTCTTCCTGACTCCCGCCGGTGAGGACTGGCTCGCGCTCCTGCAAGCGCTCGACTCGCCCCACCGGACGCCGCTGGTGCGGTCGGCCGGGCTGAGCGTCTTCTTCGGCTACACCGCCACCGAGCTCGACGCGGGCGGGGAGGCGCTGACCTCACGCATCGCCGACACGCTGCGTGGCTGGGCGCTGCTGCTGCGTGGCCGGGGTGTCGCCGCCCTGATCGAGGCGGCGGAGGAGCGTGGGCTGACCGCGCGCGTGCTGCGGCGCACCGACGGGGAGCGGTTGCTGACCGACGTACGTCATCTGGGGCAACTGCTCCACGACATCGCCGTCCGCGACTCGTTCGGGTTGCCTGCGCTGCTGACCTGGTTCCGCGACGAGCGTCGGCGTTCGGCCGCGACCGAGCGGCCGCGGCGGCTGGACTCCGATGCGGCCGCGGTGCAGATCGTGACGGTGCACGGCTCCAAGGGCCTGCAGTACCCGATCGTCTATCTGCCCTTCGCCTACGACTACTTCGTGCGCGACCCCGACGTCGCTCGGTTCCACGACGAATCCGGACAGCGGATCATCGACGTCACCCGGACCGGGCCGCAGTGGCCGCAGAATCTGGCCCGACACCAGGGCGAGGAGATCGGCGAGGAGCTGCGCGATCTCTACGTCGCGCTGACCCGAGCGCAGTCGCAGGTCGTCGCATGGTGGGCGCCGACGGCCAACACCGCCACCGGCGGCCTCCACCGGCTGCTGTTCGGGCGAGGTCCTGGTCAAGCGGTGGTTCCGGACAGCGTTCCGGTGCCGAGCGACGAGGACGCGGCAACGCTGCTGAGCAATGTCGCGCGCCACGGCGGTCCGGTGGCCGAGGAAGCCGTCCCAGCTGCAGCGGCGCCGCCGGTGCGAGCAGCGTCGCCCGGCCTGCTCGCCGCGCGGGCGTTCACCCGTGAGGTGGACGCGGAGTGGCGGCGTACGTCCTACTCCGGGCTCATCCGGGTCGACGAAGGCGTGGTCGCGACCTCGGAGCCGGAGGTGGAGGGCACCGACGACGAGCCCCTCGCCGAGGATGCCGACCTCGTTGAGCCCGGTGCGGCTGAGGAGCACCTCTCGCCGATGGCCGAGCTGCCCAAGGGCGCCGGCTTCGGGTCGCTGGTCCACGCGGTCCTGGAGCACACCGACCCCGAGGCCCCTGACCTGGCCGAAGAGCTGCTCACGAAGACCCGTGAGCAGCTGCGCTGGTGGCCGGTCCCGGCCTCGGCCGAAGAGCTCGCGACCGCGATGCTGCCGCTCAACCTCACCCCGCTCGGCCCTGTGGCCGACGGGCTGACGTTGGCCCAGATCCCGTTGCGCGACCGGCTCCGCGAGCTCGACTTCGAGATCCCGCTGGCGGGCGGCGACACGCGCGCGCCGGGGGGTCCCGACGTACGCCTGCGCGATCTCGCCCCGCTGCTGCGAGCTCATCTTCCGACGGACGACCCGATGGTGACGTACGCCGACCGGCTCGAGACCCCGCCGCTGGGGGACCAGTCGCTGCGGGGTTATCTGACCGGCTCGGTCGACGTGGTGCTGCGCCTGCCGAACGGTCGATTCGTGGTCGTCGACTACAAGACCAACTTCCTGGGGGTGGAGGCGATGGACTACACCCAGCCGAAGCTGGCCGAGGCGATGCTGCACTCCCACTACCCGCTGCAGGCGCTGCTCTACTCCGCGGTGGTGCACCGCTTCCTGCGCTGGCGTCTGCCCGGGTACGACCCCGAGATGCACCTCGGTGGGGTGCTCTACCTCTACGTACGCGGGATGCTCGGTCCGGACACCCCCGTCGTCGACGGCATCCCGACCGGCGTCTTCACCTGGCAGCCGCCCGCACCCCTCGCGATCGCGCTGTCCGATCTCCTGGATGGAGCGACCGCATGA